A stretch of the Marivirga tractuosa DSM 4126 genome encodes the following:
- a CDS encoding ArsR/SmtB family transcription factor, which yields MAKVLKAVANHNRLRIVQLLLDNGEMTVNEICEKLENCEQSLLSHHLAALKEAGVLSSRRDGRKIYYSSAKKEIENLLNCIENCCE from the coding sequence ATGGCAAAAGTATTAAAAGCTGTTGCCAATCATAATAGATTAAGGATTGTTCAGCTCTTACTGGATAATGGTGAAATGACTGTGAATGAAATATGTGAAAAGTTGGAAAACTGTGAACAATCGCTTTTATCTCATCATTTAGCGGCATTAAAGGAAGCTGGGGTTTTAAGCTCACGAAGAGATGGACGCAAGATCTATTATTCCTCAGCCAAAAAAGAAATTGAGAATTTATTGAATTGTATAGAAAACTGTTGTGAATAA